In Tessaracoccus sp. MC1865, the DNA window CCGCATCGACGGTGGCGGTCATGAAGGTGCCCACCGGCTGTCTGCGACGGTCGGTGGGGGAGCCGGGGTTCAGCAGCCGCATCCCCGCCGGTGTGACGGTGTCCCAGGGGATGTGGGAGTGGCCGAAGACCAGGACGTCGGTGTCCGGGAAGGCGGTGTCCATCCGTTTCTCGCGCCCAACCGCCGGCCCCGTCTCATGGACGACGGCGAAGCGGACGCCCTCGATGACCGTCCGGGCGACTTCGGGGAGTCGCTGACGCAGGACCGCGTCGTCGTTGTTGCCGTGCACGCCGACGTGACGCCCGCCGGCCCGGCGCTCCACCTCGTCGAGGAGCGCCGGCTCGACCCAGTCGCCCGCGTGGAGGACGACGTCGGCGGCCTCGATGGCTGCCCAGAGCTCCGGCGGAAGGTCGCGGGCACGCTTGGGCAGGTGCGTGTCGGCGAGGATCACCAGCTTGTGCATGTCGCCATCGTAAGTGGGCGCACGGAAGCAGTGCTGTACTGGTCCGATGAAGATCACGGTCACCGGAAGCAGCCGGATCAAGGTGCGCGCCGAGTGCGCACGGGTGTCCTTCTCCGTCGCACGACGGGGTGCGGCGCACGACGTCGTGATCGGCGAGGTCTCGGCCGTGGCCAAGCAGGTCCGGACGCTCCTCGACGAACTGACTCCTGAGGATGACGGCGATCAGGCCCACCTGTCGGGCCTCCGCACGTGGACCGACTTCTCGGGCGCGGGCGAGCCCGTGCATGTCGCCCAACTGGACGGCTCCGTGATCGTCTGGGAGCTTGACGACCTCGGCG includes these proteins:
- a CDS encoding metallophosphoesterase; amino-acid sequence: MHKLVILADTHLPKRARDLPPELWAAIEAADVVLHAGDWVEPALLDEVERRAGGRHVGVHGNNDDAVLRQRLPEVARTVIEGVRFAVVHETGPAVGREKRMDTAFPDTDVLVFGHSHIPWDTVTPAGMRLLNPGSPTDRRRQPVGTFMTATVDAGRLSDVTLVPVDPAWRTAAQP